In one window of Candidatus Lernaella stagnicola DNA:
- a CDS encoding DUF134 domain-containing protein, whose protein sequence is MSPRPRKHRRCRWLSGERVYKPMGVPAGGLPIVRFTPDELEALRLCDVEGLTQEEAGERMGVSRGSIQRTVKDARRKLVQSLVEGAIFVFPIEPMDEADPQAFPEPTQQFRGQGAGQGGGRGQGGGRGQGGGRGQGGGRGQGGGRGQGGDRGQGGDR, encoded by the coding sequence ATGAGCCCACGTCCCCGCAAGCATCGCCGATGTCGCTGGCTGAGCGGCGAGCGCGTCTACAAACCGATGGGCGTACCGGCCGGTGGTTTGCCGATCGTTCGCTTTACGCCCGATGAGTTGGAGGCGCTGCGTCTCTGCGATGTCGAGGGCCTGACCCAGGAAGAGGCCGGCGAGCGCATGGGCGTTAGTCGCGGCAGCATTCAACGCACCGTGAAAGACGCCAGGCGCAAGCTCGTACAAAGCCTGGTGGAAGGAGCGATATTCGTGTTTCCAATTGAACCGATGGATGAGGCGGATCCGCAAGCGTTTCCGGAACCGACGCAACAATTTCGCGGGCAGGGCGCCGGTCAAGGCGGCGGTCGCGGACAGGGCGGCGGTCGCGGACAAGGCGGTGGTCGCGGACAAGGCGGCGGTCGCGGACAAGGCGGCGGTCGCGGACAAGGTGGCGATCGCGGACAAGGTGGCGATCGCTAA
- a CDS encoding outer membrane protein transport protein, translating into MKRHSLLFVVFVVFFLSAGSVAWAANGLEQTAVGARSAGMGGADLAIATDAMAIWSNPAGLIQLTGHRIDFGSGLLIPQQHFENNLNDVDGQADYLPSPHIAYGFKPADFIAVGFGVSADGGSGASNFKMDHALLGSDLHYFSRIETLKFAGAVAWAPHPTIAVSLSPQLLLARMNYEMPYTRPTEWLHGDANPSSNREFGEILSDPYEEHGLEYDEVTFKLKMQEASAYGVGARVGALWMPHEIVHVGLMYQMQINMEYRGHARVDFKPQFDDAQQRLADYYTTQGISPEQAAEAARTQFVFWGIEDPDLESNYDSRVELNRPRQAGLGVAIRPTASLLIGLDAKWINWSKTMDKVKVIVKRANNRNAAFILGSDQKKLPLETKWSDQLVAAAGLQYDVITPLSLRVGYNYSNNPVPEDRALPVFPGLLEHHVTGGIGYRYGIFEANAAYEYGVPNTSEAPSSHMLADEYNSATFTQGSHNTQLTFSFLF; encoded by the coding sequence ATGAAACGCCACTCTCTGTTGTTTGTAGTCTTCGTTGTGTTCTTCCTTAGTGCAGGCAGTGTTGCCTGGGCCGCCAACGGCCTGGAACAAACAGCCGTCGGAGCACGCAGCGCCGGCATGGGCGGCGCGGACCTGGCTATCGCCACCGACGCCATGGCGATTTGGAGCAACCCCGCCGGGTTGATTCAACTCACCGGCCACCGCATTGACTTCGGCAGTGGCTTGCTCATTCCGCAGCAGCATTTCGAAAACAACTTGAATGACGTGGACGGACAAGCCGATTATCTCCCGTCCCCGCATATTGCCTACGGCTTCAAACCCGCCGATTTCATCGCGGTCGGTTTCGGCGTTTCGGCCGACGGGGGCTCCGGCGCGTCCAATTTCAAAATGGACCACGCGCTGCTGGGAAGCGATCTCCATTACTTCTCACGCATCGAAACGCTCAAGTTCGCCGGCGCCGTAGCCTGGGCGCCGCACCCGACGATCGCGGTTTCCCTCTCGCCACAGTTACTGCTGGCGCGCATGAATTACGAAATGCCCTACACGCGGCCGACCGAATGGCTCCACGGCGACGCCAACCCGTCCAGCAACCGCGAGTTCGGCGAAATCTTAAGCGACCCGTACGAAGAGCACGGGCTCGAGTACGACGAAGTCACCTTCAAACTCAAGATGCAGGAAGCTTCGGCCTACGGCGTGGGCGCCCGCGTCGGCGCCTTGTGGATGCCGCACGAGATCGTGCACGTCGGCTTGATGTACCAGATGCAAATCAATATGGAATACCGCGGCCACGCCCGCGTCGATTTCAAACCTCAATTCGATGACGCTCAGCAGCGCCTGGCCGACTATTACACCACGCAGGGCATTTCGCCCGAGCAGGCCGCCGAGGCGGCGCGGACGCAGTTCGTGTTCTGGGGCATCGAAGATCCCGACCTCGAGTCGAACTACGATTCCCGAGTCGAACTCAACCGGCCCCGCCAGGCGGGACTCGGCGTGGCGATTCGCCCGACTGCGTCGCTGCTTATCGGGCTGGACGCGAAGTGGATCAACTGGTCCAAGACGATGGATAAAGTGAAGGTCATCGTGAAACGCGCCAACAACCGCAACGCGGCATTCATCCTGGGCAGCGACCAAAAGAAACTGCCGCTGGAAACCAAGTGGAGCGATCAATTGGTCGCCGCTGCGGGCCTGCAGTACGACGTCATCACACCGCTGTCGCTGCGCGTCGGGTACAACTACAGCAACAACCCGGTGCCCGAAGACCGCGCCCTGCCGGTTTTTCCCGGTCTGCTGGAGCACCACGTAACCGGCGGCATCGGCTATCGTTACGGTATCTTTGAGGCCAACGCGGCCTACGAATACGGCGTGCCCAACACCTCCGAAGCGCCCAGCAGCCACATGCTGGCCGACGAATACAACAGCGCCACATTCACCCAAGGGTCGCACAACACACAGTTGACCTTCTCGTTCCTGTTCTAA
- the tatA gene encoding twin-arginine translocase TatA/TatE family subunit: MFFGGLGPWELIIILVIVLIIFGVGKLPEVGRGLGKGIREFKEATKDGILTDGDKPEDEKKETPAEVKVEAKVEAKVETKEEPKE, from the coding sequence ATGTTTTTCGGCGGACTCGGCCCCTGGGAGTTGATCATTATCCTGGTGATCGTCTTGATCATCTTTGGTGTCGGCAAGCTTCCGGAAGTAGGCCGCGGGCTCGGAAAAGGTATCCGCGAGTTCAAGGAAGCGACCAAAGACGGCATCCTGACCGACGGCGACAAGCCTGAAGACGAGAAGAAAGAAACCCCGGCCGAAGTCAAGGTCGAGGCCAAAGTCGAGGCCAAAGTCGAGACCAAAGAAGAACCAAAAGAATAA
- the glpK gene encoding glycerol kinase GlpK has translation MRDLVLAIDQGTTGTTVLIIDPELRVVSKGYVEFPQHFPKPGWVEHDAEEIWATVGLTITEVLAKAQVGPERVAAIGIANQRETVVAWNRHTGAPYHNAIVWQDRRTADMCRAMKERGLEDIFQQSTGLLLDPYFSGTKVAWLLQNVDEFAAAAQKGDAAIGTIDTFLTWRLTGGDAHVTDVSNGSRTLLMNIHELAWDEELLDILEVPASVLPDIRSNSEQYGVTKGLDFLPDGIPVAGMAGDQQAALFGQACFEPGMVKCTYGTGSFMLWNTGSQPVPSTNRLLTTVGWKLGDDVVYALEGSCFISGAAVQWLRDGMKLVERSSDIETLAAQVEDTGGVVFVPALVGLGAPHWNAEAKGVIWGITRGTTRAHLARATLEAIALQNFDVLKAMEADAGSKLELLRVDGGASANNLLMQFQADVLGCDISRPTMVETTALGSALLAGLAVGVWKDKSEVTERWREDRRFTPQMPAEKIDEHLRLWNEALGRV, from the coding sequence ATGCGTGATCTCGTATTGGCCATCGATCAGGGAACAACCGGGACGACCGTTTTGATCATCGATCCGGAACTTCGAGTCGTGAGCAAGGGCTACGTGGAGTTTCCACAACACTTTCCCAAACCGGGCTGGGTCGAACACGACGCCGAGGAAATTTGGGCCACCGTGGGACTCACGATCACCGAAGTGCTGGCCAAGGCGCAGGTGGGGCCCGAGCGCGTCGCGGCCATCGGCATCGCCAACCAGCGGGAAACCGTCGTGGCGTGGAACCGCCACACCGGCGCGCCCTATCACAACGCAATCGTGTGGCAGGATCGGCGCACCGCTGATATGTGCCGAGCCATGAAAGAGCGCGGTCTGGAAGACATTTTCCAGCAATCGACCGGGTTGCTGCTGGACCCGTATTTTTCGGGAACCAAGGTGGCGTGGCTGCTGCAAAACGTCGACGAATTCGCCGCCGCGGCGCAAAAAGGCGACGCGGCCATCGGCACCATCGATACCTTCCTCACCTGGAGGCTGACCGGCGGCGACGCGCACGTCACCGACGTGTCCAACGGCAGCCGGACGTTGTTGATGAACATCCACGAGTTGGCCTGGGACGAGGAACTGCTCGATATTCTGGAAGTGCCGGCCTCGGTGCTGCCGGACATTCGCAGCAACAGCGAACAGTACGGCGTCACCAAGGGCCTCGACTTTCTGCCCGACGGCATCCCGGTGGCGGGGATGGCGGGCGACCAGCAGGCCGCGCTGTTCGGCCAGGCGTGCTTTGAGCCGGGCATGGTCAAGTGCACGTACGGCACGGGCTCGTTCATGTTGTGGAACACCGGCTCGCAGCCGGTTCCCAGCACCAACCGCCTGCTGACGACGGTCGGCTGGAAGCTTGGCGACGATGTGGTGTATGCGCTCGAAGGGTCGTGCTTCATCAGCGGGGCGGCCGTGCAGTGGTTGCGCGACGGCATGAAGCTCGTCGAACGCAGCTCGGATATCGAAACGCTTGCCGCGCAAGTCGAGGATACCGGCGGCGTGGTCTTCGTTCCGGCGCTGGTGGGATTGGGCGCGCCGCACTGGAACGCCGAAGCCAAGGGCGTGATCTGGGGCATCACGCGCGGTACGACGCGGGCGCACCTGGCGCGGGCCACGTTGGAAGCGATTGCGCTGCAAAACTTCGACGTGCTCAAAGCGATGGAAGCCGACGCGGGCAGCAAGCTCGAACTGCTGCGGGTGGACGGCGGCGCTTCGGCGAACAACTTGTTGATGCAATTCCAAGCCGACGTGCTGGGCTGCGACATCAGTCGTCCGACGATGGTGGAAACCACCGCGCTGGGCTCGGCGCTACTGGCCGGATTAGCCGTCGGCGTTTGGAAAGACAAGAGCGAAGTCACCGAGCGGTGGCGCGAAGATCGCCGTTTCACGCCGCAGATGCCGGCGGAGAAAATCGACGAGCACCTCCGGTTGTGGAACGAGGCGCTCGGCCGCGTCTAA
- a CDS encoding DUF3467 domain-containing protein has protein sequence MNEAKPPKKAIKLEIKVDETVGAGTYANLAIVNSSDSEFVMDFAFIQPGRPKAKVATRIIISPKNAKRMLMLLNKQIQVYEKRFGEIDVRSLPPMPTPDPIDVN, from the coding sequence ATGAACGAAGCCAAACCGCCGAAAAAAGCGATTAAACTGGAAATCAAAGTCGACGAAACCGTGGGTGCGGGCACCTATGCCAACCTGGCGATCGTCAATAGTTCCGATTCGGAATTTGTGATGGATTTCGCGTTCATCCAGCCCGGGCGACCCAAGGCGAAAGTCGCCACCCGCATTATCATATCGCCGAAAAACGCCAAACGTATGTTGATGCTGCTTAACAAGCAAATCCAAGTCTACGAGAAGCGTTTCGGCGAAATCGATGTTCGCAGTCTGCCGCCTATGCCGACGCCGGACCCGATCGACGTCAATTGA